The nucleotide sequence CTTTGCAGGACCTGGTGTGGATGGAGAGTATGGTCCATACCGACAATCAGAAAGAAATTTGTTGTACAAACAGTATGCTGAGAAGCTTGTAGAATCTGGTCATGTCTATCGCTGCTTTTGCTCTAGTGAGGTGATTCCCTTCTATAGTTGAGTCTTGAAACATGTCTTCACTTGCCAATTTATATGATCAGAAACTGCCTAGAACCAAAACTATGCTTGTAAGAGATTTTCAAATGGAACTTCAGAGTATTAATCATGATTGGATTTATTACTTTTCCTTgcctctttttctcttttcctttaatttattCTGTATGTCTTGTTTTTGGCTAAACGAGTGCGAGATTATTGTTCAACAAAAGAACTTGCTTCATATATTTTGTGGGGCTTTTTTAGCATTATGaatccttttcttttctgattCTGAATCCCTACTAAACCACAATGCTATTTTAAGTAAGCATTCTTAATATTGTTCTATTCAGGAACTAGAGAAAATGAAGGAGATTGCAAAACTAAAACAACTGCCACCGGTATACACAGGGAAGTGGGCCAATGCAACAGATCAAGAAGTACAAGAAGAGCTGGAAAGAGGAACTCCATACACATATCGTTTTCGTGTGCCAAAGGAAGGGAGTTTAAAAATCAATGACCTTATTCGAGGCGAGGTTAGTTcatctttttgttgttgttgttgggttgGGGGCGCTTAGGAACTCCTAGTATGGTAAAGTGTGCTGTTCACTATCAAAGGAGGGAACTTCTAAGAAATTTTAATTAGCTTCAGCCACTATCATACTTTTATTCAAGTACGTGTATAGGGTGTTAACTTTATATGTTGTCATGAAGGTTAGTTGGAACCTGAACACTCTTGGAGATTTTGTAATTATGAGAAGCAATGGTCAACCAGTGTACAATTTTTGCGTCACAGTTGATGATGCTACTATGGCCATCTCACATGTTATTAGGTAATATGAACAGCCTATTTAACATGGTTAGGATGAGCTTTTTGCCAACCTGCGTAGTTTCTTCGTTCACTACTATTGctttttggatttttgtttgatgatttttcGTACGTCTGTTTATTAATTTCGTGTGATCTCTTAAAACTTGCATTCAGAGCAGAGGAGCATTTACCAAATACTCTACGGCAAGCATTAATATATAAGGTAATTTTTTTAAACTCATGCCCTAATTTTTATTACCGGCAGGGTTTCAAATATCTTTCAACATTTACAGTGAAGCTGATATTGTTTTATGAATACCATTGTAACACAGGCTCTAGGATTCCAAATGCCAGACTTTGCACATGTTTCCTTAATTCTTGCCCCTGATCGGAGTAAGTTGTCAAAGAGGCATGGTGCGACTTCTGTAGGCCAGGTGGTTATCTATAAATATGCTTATTATTACTTGATAAATATGTTGGACTACAGGATGTTTCATCCATGGTTTCCTAGAGGTCGAGCCCCACCTTTCTCTGTTCTGATTTCATTTATTTAAGAGTTTCTTTGtcaaagaggtcgcacttggtgcgatggcaagtgcgttcgcccatgagcggtaggtctcaggttcgagacttgggagcagcctctccataaatgggggtaaggctagccgacattcacctctcccagaccctgcgtaaagcgggagccttgtgcactgggtacgacctttaagaGTTTCTTTGTCAATATTGATTGATAAATAGTCTTGACATCTAATAACTAGAACACAACAGTACAGGGAGATGGGCTATCTACCCCAGGCAATGGTGAACTACTTGGCACTGTTAGGTTGGGGTGATGGCACTGAGAATGAATTCTTCACCCTTGAGAAGCTAGGTTAGTGTACCCTTTTCTTTAATTGTCACTTTGTCACTCTCTTGCTCGCTATCATCCTCTCCTCAGAAATCTCCTACTCACCTTCTGCATGATTTTTAAATATCCTTGTGTTTTGTTTGACTAATTTCTTACTTGAATAttatcatgcaattcatagttgaGAAATTTACAATTGGTCGCGTCAACAAAAGTGGTGCCATTTTTGACTCGACCAAATTAAGGTAATTTTGGCTTTTAATCTACTATATACCAAGAATGGTTGCTAATTATTGCTTCTATGTAGCATTCCCCTCCCTGGAGAAGTAGATTGAATGAACATTTTGCAGTTGCAAGCTTGTTTTGCATTATATCCCACAtctagatttttatttttatgattttatgattTTAATGTGGATTGTGTCTGAGAGAATTTAGGCTGCTTATTGAATTCTTGAATTAATTGCGTTGTTGAAGAACTGACattttttattgatattttCCTCTAACATATGCTTACAAATGCTTACAAACTAAAGGTGGATGAATGGTCAACACTTAAGAGCACTTCCATCTGAGGAGTTGACAAAGCTTATTGGCGAGCAGTGGAAAAATACTGGCCTCCTTACTGATTCAGAGGGCTCATTTGTTGAAGTAAGACTCATTTATTCCACATTTTCATTTTGcagattattttttgttttcaagattGATTCTTCTGCATTGCTGTAGATGATACTTCTCTTACAAACAGAATTGTTTGTGGTTTACGATCTTTTAGAATAGATCTGCTGTACTGAGATAGTTCTGTTACAAAGAGTGGATGCATATGCCTCCAGAGGAGGCTCTTTACTTTCTGATGATTTCTATATTAGTTGAAACTCTCCTTAAATGAAAAGGCGTTGACAGCTTTTCTTATACTTTCAATTTGATTTCTCTAGAGATATTCTATATTCATGAAAAGTGAAGCATGTGTGCACTTTGCAATTTTGCAGGAGGCAGTAGAGCTGCTCAAAGATGGGATCGATTTAACACCAGATTCAGATAAAGCTCTCTCCAACTTGTTATCTTATCCTTTACATGACACTTTATCCAGGTGATTTTTAATTGCACTTAAACTCTTGCTTTATGTTTTTATCATTCTGCAGCTcgctggaaaaatcaacttTTGAAGGGTACTCTGAGAATTTCCCAAGCATTTAAGATATAATTTTCTCTAAtcgaatataaaaaaaatgtttgccCACTTGTCAACTTTGATATGCGTTTCCTCACTTTTTGGATAACCATTGATTTCCCCATTGATTGGTATTTTTggaaattatgttttgaattgGGTGAAGCGAAAATGACTTAGAGTGCTCTGTATGAAACATTGGCATCAAACAACAGCTGAGTATTGTAAAAGTATACAGTTGGATTTATGATCAATAGCTGACATCGCTCTTTGGAACCTTGTTGGGCTAGGCCATTCTTGTACAAGTTTGTGCTCTCACTCAGATAGGAAAATATATGGATTTATTTCAATGGAAGGGTGGAATATTCATAAATCGAAGGTTTCATTTAGGTTAAGCCACTTCTAGTTGTACAAATTATGGCCTGCTGTTCATAATATTTGGTTTTCTTGTAACTTGTAAGTTATGTTTGATGGTAAGCTGGGGATGGTTGTTGGCTACTGATGTTAACAGAGTGCTGTATGATAACTAGATTTTGTCTGTCCTGGCTGCAGTGCTGAAGCCAAACCAGTCTTAGAAGACAAACTTTCTGAGTTTGCTGCCAGTTTAATTGCTGCTTATGACAGCGGTGAGCTCGTTGGTGCACTTGAAGAAGGCCATGCTGGTTGGCAAAAGTGGGTTAAGAGCTTTGGCAAATCACTGAAGCGCAAGGTGACCtcattttcattcattttttttcacctTTGGTAAACATTTTTCCATTTCTGGGAAATGGACTGAAAGTTTTGTTCATTTGAAATTCTAATTGCAGGGAAAATCACTGTTTATGCCTCTCCGAGTGCTGTTAACCGGAAAGTTCCATGGCCCAGATATGGGGACTAGCGTGCTTTTACTGCACAAAGCAGGAAAGTCTGGTATTATTGCACCTCAAGCCGGGTTTGTGACAATAGATGAAAGGTTCAAAATATTGAGGGAAGTTGACTGGGAAGCATTTATCAAGGATCAGCCTCTCCTGGAGACTGCCACCATTGTATCAAACTGAGAGTACGCAGTTTTCaccggctttttttttttctttggcttCAAAAGAGGGTAACTATCGCATTCCTATTGTTAAGAAAACACGAAATCTTTACTCAGTTACATGAATTCCACCGACATCTGGGTGTTTCAGTGATTGCTACGAGTCTTATGACAAGTACTTTGGTTGTAACATAGACAACGAAGAAAAGCCAGACTTAAATAGAGTTACGAGGTCGTCTCCTTGGTCGTGTGTTTGCTCCACGTTGAATTATGTCTTTATTTTCGTAAGAAATTTGGTGGGATGATGGTACAAAATCGGGTTCCAATTTTGCTTGGTTTTCACTATTGATCAGTTTCGGTGGCTGTGTTAGGAAAAGATGTCTCCTCGTGTATGTGCTTGATTTCCGTCGTGTTATATATTTGTGAAACAGGTACTGTACCAATAGCTGCATAAAAGGATCTGAACACAGATAGAAATTATAGAGAAAAAGCTTAATCTACTGCAGGATTACttcaattttttgaatttgaaaacatGTTCACTTGCCAAGTTACAAGATTGAAAGTTGCCCAGAACTTAGAAAAGACTTGAAACAATAACACAGCCTTATTTCTCTTATTTCATTAAGTGGGATCGACTGTATGAATGATAGAACATCATAACACTAGATTTTGCGCTAAGTCTTCTGTTAGCTCTATGCCTCTTGATTTTCCATACTTTTAACTATTTTTATGCCTTGTTTTCATAGGATACAAGATATATAAGTTGTCATTTTAatgtccaatttttgtagcTCAATTTGAAGCAACCTCTCCCAATATCGCTtgtatcaaacaaacaaaaaaaattagggaTCTTGGTACGTAAACTCTTCACACTCCAAGCCTCTCTCTCCTATCCCATTAGTAACTAGTACATGAACAGTAACAATTTTGGCTACTATGAGTCCCCAACATGGTGCCCGAGCCTGCACCAAAAACCTTGGATTTGTTCGGTGTCGAGGCTCCATAGTTTAAAAAAATTCTATGAAAAAATATTTGTATTATCTTATCACCCATAAATATAAGAGCAtttaaacacaaaaacaaattatatgaaataaAGAATTTAGTTGTACATGTTGTGAAACATGCGTATCAAATTAGATCTATGAAAATTTCTTATTAACATTAATGTTGATAAATAAAAATCTCTACAATAACTTAAAACGAATATCGCACACTTTTTTTTGAGAAAGATAACGAATACATGATAATAAGTATGTTTGGGAGTGCTATTTCGACTATATTATTGACTGCTTTTTTAGTATGTAGGAGTTTATATACATATTATGTTTCACTTATATTAAAGAGGTGATCAATAAATGTGGTACAAACAtcgttaaaaaaattaacattgtAAGAGTGATAATTCATGTACGATTGTCAAAAATCTAAGTGGATATTTCGTTTTGATTTTTGGGTTTTCACTTGGAATGGTACCTACATGGTTctaagtaaaattaaaaaatctaaCCATTCTCTTGACCATCCAAGATCTTGAAATGAAATTTGGGCCAACAGACATGGAATAATCCCCTAcacggaaaaagaaaaaaaattagtgtaTGGACAGTTACATTTGTCACATGCACCACGCGAAATTTTATGCCGTGATTTTTGAAGTGCACAAATTTAGTATTTTTGTCAATCTTACCGTTTAATTAGACATTAAATGCTAATGTGGTATAAACTTGACCCACAACTTAAGCACTCGTTTACCATAAGTTCCAATGTTTAGTATCTTTACTCTTGAACTTTGTTAATCCTTTTACGAAATTGATAGTAACTGTGAATTTATAATGTGGGTTCAATCTATACCATATTAACACTTAACATctaattaaatggtaaaattgtcGATGACGTTAAATTGGTGCAACCAGAAATCACGTGGTGTAAGTAATGGACAAAAGTTCATTTTACAAATTACCCCGAAATCTTGTGGTGCAAAATGCAATTTGCCCAATTTACAGGAGATATTTTTGGATGAAACCAAAGCTTTGTTCATCATGAAACGGCAGTTAGTTTTTGTTTATTgggttaaaataaaaataaaaactaatgaaaagagcttgaaaacggacaaaataaatggtaaaatgaatagtatcatgattaattttttagtgtaaaaatatgatttttcgttaaaatgaactgTATcagaaatttttcgttaaaattctttaGAATTAAATGGGCCAATCCTGCCAAAGCTGTCTGACGGATAATGACCATAGGTTTTAGGgtggaagatgaagaaaaggagCCGCCTAATTGATGAGATATCTATGGTCCACCCACCAGTAAGGATCAGATGAATTCTAATAATTTTACTTTTGGTCCTTTATTTGGATCTTTTTTCAAGGCGATTTTTCCAATATTTGTAAAATGACCACTTGACATTTTTATTTCACTTAAAGTACAATTTTATCGTCTACTTTTATTATAATATATGAAATAATACATCACTTGACATGTTATTAATGCCAATAAAATTTCTCGCAGATTTCTTGCATTGAAATTTTCGAGTTTTGGAGATTTTTTGTAGAGGGCATAAAGTGGGGCATTTGGACGGTTCAGTACATGAAAATATTATCCACATACATCTCAGCACACTTAGCACCTTACAATCTTTGTATAATATCCACACCtccaaaaatattcaaaattataTATACAAACCTttagcaaataaaaaattctcaaagaaacaaattcgtagaaatttacagaaaaacaaaagccaCATTTCAGCAAGTTCCATTGTTTCACTTGTGAAATTATAGCTAGCTAGATAGCTGCCACACCagataaagaaagaaagagagaaggtaATGGCTTTGGAGAACTGCTTGCAGCTAAGCACAGTGTGCACTACAAGAGTTGGTGCTGCTGCACAATGCTACCATCCATTTTCTTCCATGGGCAAGTTTGTTGTGCCAATTTGTAATGGTTTGAAGAAATCTTCTTTGAAATTCTCCTCATCGTCTTCATCGTTTCCTCGTTCCAGCAAATCACAGAAATCCCGCTTCATTTGCAAAGCTCGTGAAGCTCTCAATGAAGGTAACTCTAACTTTATAAATATAACTTTATTACTCTTGTAATTTCTGCGTAGCTGCATATATATGGAATAAATTtagtattttatatatgtatgtgtgtgtgtgtgtgtgtgtgaatatgGCGATTAGAATAACAAATAGCAACACATTTAGGATAATGGACAATTAGAGGGGTATTGAAGGCAACAACAATCATTAATCACTTAGAGCTACCCCAAGCCAACAAGGCTCTCTCCGTTTTGTGAGGGTCGGAGGGGTGGGGAACGTTTATCGTACGCAGTCTTACTCTTACTTTGCAAAGAGACTGTTTCCATGACTCGAACCCGTGACCTTTCGGTCACAAAAGAGCAACATTTCCATTACGTCAAGGTTCGCCCGCAATCATCAATCATTACAAAAAGCAATTTGTTGTACTTTATTTCTTGTAGTTGATTTGCAATGTTCGACTACACGAAATTCTTTAGTGTATAGTTCATGTGTCGACTCATCTTGGTCATTGACCAATTATTTTAATAAAGATGTATACACTCATTGCACAAGAATTTTTCATTCGCTACACATCTAGATGTTCTTAACTTAAGTTCAACTATTTGTATACAAGTCCAAACCAATCCCCAAACTAGTATTGGGAGAAAAGAAAATGCAGATTTGCCATATATAAATGGAATTAGTGAGTTGACTGAAATGTGCAAGCTTTGCATGCAGTTCAAGTGGTGAATGATTCAAGTTGGAGTAGTCTTGTGATTGCAAGTGAGAACCCAGTTCTGGTGGAGTTTTGGGCACCGTGGTGTGGACCGTGCCGGATGATTGCGCCGGTGATCGATGAACTGGCAAAAGAGTACGCCGGAAAGATATCTTGTTTCAAGCTCAACACAGATGAAAGCCCCAACACTGCCACTCAGTACGGTATAAGGAGCATACCAACTGTGCTCTTCTTCAAGAATggggagaagaaagagagcgTTATTGGTGCAGTGCCAAAGTCCACATTGTCTGCAACCATTGAAAAATATGTAGATCTTTAATCAAATCATGTATATAATGATAGACTTCCATTCTTGTGCTCATGAAGCTATTCTTCTTAATCTTAACTTCTCCCTTCGAATTATTCATATAATTTCCATTTTTATTGTATGCAAGTTTTTCCCACAAATTTTCGTTGAAACTATCCCCTAGAATATTCTCTTATGTGAAAATTCTAACTTTAGATAAAATATTGCGGGTGTTGTTATTGACAATCTAAAATAGTCGACCCACTCTTTGATGAAGAAACTTAGGAGAGAAAAAAACACTTGGGAAATTATTTGCAGAATGATTTTTGAGCGTCTCAATAACAACTTCCAAGATTAAAGGTGGTTAGTAGTCTTAGTCATACTAACTACTTCCGAGTGAGAGGAATTTAGAACTTTATACATCAGGAAAAGTATGCATTACTAGATAAAGAGATAGCTAGTAGACACGTAGTTAATCAAAGTTAAAGAAGCAAAAACTGCGTAAACACTTCGAAAAACGTTAGtattatgtttatgtttattgTTATAGTACTTTTTAGATTTGGAGCTCGCTTGTTTACCATTTTGTTCTAGTTCTTATTGTCTTGGAGATAAAGAGAAAATATGTGGGTGAAATTGGTCTATACAGAATAGTTGAAGAATGATGCACAACTAATGTAGAAAATATACACAAACTGAAAACTAAACACCAAAAACGAAACTATTACTTGCATTCTGCTTTGTTTTCACTTtcacaattttattttcattcattCTTGCCTCTTCCTGAATTGAGATCCTCCCGGATC is from Malus sylvestris chromosome 5, drMalSylv7.2, whole genome shotgun sequence and encodes:
- the LOC126622008 gene encoding thioredoxin M-type, chloroplastic-like; protein product: MALENCLQLSTVCTTRVGAAAQCYHPFSSMGKFVVPICNGLKKSSLKFSSSSSSFPRSSKSQKSRFICKAREALNEVQVVNDSSWSSLVIASENPVLVEFWAPWCGPCRMIAPVIDELAKEYAGKISCFKLNTDESPNTATQYGIRSIPTVLFFKNGEKKESVIGAVPKSTLSATIEKYVDL
- the LOC126621910 gene encoding glutamate--tRNA ligase, chloroplastic/mitochondrial-like; the protein is MATLVAMPKIRMKIRAFPTDVFPPFFPQSHNKFSVFHGRRRSFSVSAKSTQHPVRVRFAPSPTGNLHVGGARTALFNYLFARSNGGKFVLRIEDTDLERSTKESEEAVLHDLSWLGLNWDEGPGVDGEYGPYRQSERNLLYKQYAEKLVESGHVYRCFCSSEELEKMKEIAKLKQLPPVYTGKWANATDQEVQEELERGTPYTYRFRVPKEGSLKINDLIRGEVSWNLNTLGDFVIMRSNGQPVYNFCVTVDDATMAISHVIRAEEHLPNTLRQALIYKALGFQMPDFAHVSLILAPDRSKLSKRHGATSVGQYREMGYLPQAMVNYLALLGWGDGTENEFFTLEKLVEKFTIGRVNKSGAIFDSTKLRWMNGQHLRALPSEELTKLIGEQWKNTGLLTDSEGSFVEEAVELLKDGIDLTPDSDKALSNLLSYPLHDTLSSAEAKPVLEDKLSEFAASLIAAYDSGELVGALEEGHAGWQKWVKSFGKSLKRKGKSLFMPLRVLLTGKFHGPDMGTSVLLLHKAGKSGIIAPQAGFVTIDERFKILREVDWEAFIKDQPLLETATIVSN